The Aureispira anguillae genome contains a region encoding:
- the eno gene encoding phosphopyruvate hydratase, whose product MMIIEDIFAREVLDSRGNPTVEVEVFTSSGIMGRAIVPSGASTGKYEAVELRDGNKDRYMGKGVIDACINVMDIITPEIIGHSVLDQGIIDQVMLDLDGTHNKGKLGANAILAVSMAIAKAGAQEAGLPLYRYIGGVGANTLPVPMMNILNGGSHADNSIDIQEFMVMPVGADTFHEGLRMGTEIFHNLKQVLKSKNHSTNVGDEGGFAPNLGSNEEALETILTAIEKAGYKVGEDILIALDAAASEFYNAEEKVYHFHKSDGRKLSSGEMVAFWEDWCKKYPIVSIEDGLDEDDWDGWKLMTEKLGNKLQIVGDDLFVTNTERLSRGIEQNTANSILVKVNQIGSITETIQAVNMAHRASYTSVMSHRSGETEDTTIADLAVALNTGQIKTGSASRSDRIAKYNQLLRIEEELGDAAYYPGRSIFKFLR is encoded by the coding sequence ATCATGATTATTGAAGATATTTTTGCAAGAGAAGTTTTAGATTCAAGAGGTAATCCTACTGTTGAAGTAGAAGTTTTTACATCTAGTGGTATTATGGGACGTGCGATTGTTCCATCGGGAGCATCTACAGGAAAATACGAAGCAGTAGAGCTTAGAGATGGCAACAAAGACCGTTATATGGGGAAGGGAGTTATTGATGCTTGTATCAATGTAATGGACATTATTACTCCTGAAATTATTGGTCATAGTGTTTTGGATCAAGGGATCATAGATCAAGTTATGTTGGATCTAGATGGCACCCACAATAAGGGGAAATTAGGAGCCAATGCAATCTTAGCGGTTTCGATGGCCATTGCAAAAGCAGGTGCTCAAGAAGCTGGTCTACCTTTATATCGCTATATTGGTGGTGTTGGAGCCAACACCTTGCCAGTTCCTATGATGAATATTCTAAATGGTGGTTCTCATGCCGACAACTCAATTGACATACAAGAGTTTATGGTTATGCCTGTAGGGGCAGATACCTTCCATGAGGGATTGCGTATGGGAACAGAAATTTTCCATAACTTAAAGCAAGTACTAAAAAGCAAGAACCACTCTACAAATGTAGGGGATGAAGGAGGTTTTGCTCCTAACTTAGGTTCTAATGAAGAAGCATTAGAAACGATACTTACTGCCATCGAAAAAGCTGGTTATAAAGTAGGGGAAGATATTTTGATTGCTTTGGATGCTGCTGCTTCTGAATTTTACAATGCAGAAGAAAAAGTGTATCACTTCCACAAGTCTGATGGTCGCAAATTGTCTTCGGGCGAAATGGTGGCTTTTTGGGAAGATTGGTGCAAAAAATACCCTATTGTTTCTATTGAGGATGGTTTGGATGAAGACGATTGGGATGGCTGGAAACTGATGACCGAAAAATTAGGCAACAAACTTCAAATTGTTGGGGATGATTTATTTGTAACCAACACCGAACGTTTGTCTAGAGGTATTGAGCAAAATACAGCGAATTCTATTTTGGTAAAGGTCAACCAAATTGGTAGTATAACTGAAACCATTCAGGCCGTAAATATGGCACATAGAGCCTCTTATACTAGTGTTATGAGCCATCGCTCTGGCGAAACAGAAGATACGACAATTGCCGATTTAGCGGTTGCCCTAAATACAGGACAAATCAAAACTGGTTCTGCTTCTCGTTCAGATAGAATTGCAAAATACAATCAATTGCTTCGTATTGAGGAAGAACTAGGAGATGCTGCTTATTATCCTGGTCGTTCTATTTTTAAGTTTTTGAGATAA
- a CDS encoding phage holin family protein yields MFGSKKTITDRVKETLTEYLDTKFDDYRGQIALDLARGLASLAGLIAIWTLAIVCLMFVSIALALLLGWIFSFFMSSFAYVLSFLLIAIVLLSVAYYILKHKEKYIEAPVFKIMSETLRSPETWGLENRSASDKEPKETETTPHKRSSSSPTKVIPTRIERKSPPEDIQLPPSNEDIL; encoded by the coding sequence ATGTTTGGCAGCAAGAAAACAATTACAGATCGAGTCAAAGAGACACTAACAGAGTATCTAGATACCAAATTTGACGATTATCGTGGTCAAATTGCACTGGATCTAGCTAGAGGATTGGCCTCCTTAGCTGGTTTAATTGCGATTTGGACGTTAGCGATTGTTTGTCTAATGTTTGTTTCTATTGCATTGGCTTTATTATTAGGCTGGATTTTTTCTTTCTTCATGAGTTCTTTTGCTTATGTTTTGAGTTTTTTATTGATTGCTATTGTACTGCTTAGTGTCGCTTATTATATCTTAAAACATAAAGAAAAATACATAGAAGCGCCAGTTTTTAAAATTATGTCTGAAACACTAAGAAGCCCTGAAACATGGGGATTAGAAAACCGTTCTGCTTCAGACAAAGAGCCCAAAGAAACCGAGACAACACCTCATAAAAGAAGTAGCTCGTCTCCAACTAAAGTGATTCCCACTAGAATAGAAAGGAAATCACCCCCAGAGGATATTCAACTCCCTCCCTCCAATGAAGATATTTTATAA
- a CDS encoding nuclear transport factor 2 family protein, with amino-acid sequence MKNLLLGSILCFAISVDSAVANTNPIKAIVEAVENFASNADQQNVAKMEKTLHKDFRAVLNQLFGSKEVSITNKESYLELLKAKKIGGDTRIVTINSVDIQGKNAFVKATFKGKKLNFNTYLLLVEEEKGLWKIISDTPLITTVE; translated from the coding sequence ATGAAAAATTTACTATTAGGAAGCATTTTATGTTTTGCCATTTCGGTTGATAGCGCAGTAGCGAACACCAATCCTATTAAAGCAATTGTTGAAGCAGTCGAAAACTTTGCCAGTAATGCCGATCAACAAAATGTTGCTAAAATGGAAAAAACCTTGCACAAAGATTTTCGTGCGGTGCTGAACCAGCTATTTGGGAGCAAAGAAGTTAGCATTACCAATAAGGAGAGTTACCTTGAACTATTGAAGGCTAAAAAAATTGGAGGAGATACCCGAATCGTTACAATTAATAGTGTTGATATACAAGGAAAAAATGCTTTTGTAAAAGCTACTTTTAAGGGCAAAAAATTAAATTTTAATACCTATTTGTTGTTGGTTGAAGAAGAAAAAGGACTGTGGAAAATAATTAGTGACACACCACTTATAACAACAGTAGAGTAA
- a CDS encoding efflux RND transporter periplasmic adaptor subunit, giving the protein MKNIILGVVLTLFVFLSIWLISYFYSGSGTGDASYEITSPYQTSITLKSVATGTVKPRIEIVITSQVSGIVDELFVKGGDIVKKGDPIARLRLVPSPTALNNAKANVELARIRLAEAKRRYAQQKGINTNKYDVQQAETEFNRAKVQEEKYKQLFENGTIAELDYLNYKTALEVAQTALENAKIGASSSIKELASNVDVLSQELESAISNVQLLQKGVASKSGQVANMVRSTVDGMVLDVSVEVGDAVTERNTFNEGTIIAEVANMKDLVFEGNIDESDVGQLKKGMRLELTVGAIEKEKFEAVLDYISPKGVEESGSVKFEIIADLVQREGVFLRAGYSASADIILDKRENVLAILERDLMFEDNGKVYVEEEIAEQEFQKKYIEVGLSDGINIEILKGIDTSTKVKVQGATM; this is encoded by the coding sequence ATGAAAAACATAATACTCGGAGTTGTTTTAACCCTGTTTGTATTTTTATCCATTTGGCTAATTTCTTATTTTTATAGTGGTTCGGGTACTGGCGATGCTAGTTATGAAATTACTAGCCCTTATCAGACCTCTATTACGCTCAAATCTGTTGCTACAGGTACCGTAAAGCCAAGAATAGAAATTGTGATTACTTCCCAAGTTTCGGGAATCGTAGATGAGCTATTTGTAAAAGGCGGAGACATTGTCAAAAAAGGCGATCCAATTGCTCGATTGCGTCTGGTTCCTAGCCCTACAGCACTCAATAATGCCAAAGCCAATGTTGAACTGGCTCGTATTCGCTTGGCAGAAGCCAAACGTCGTTATGCTCAACAAAAAGGCATCAACACCAATAAATACGATGTTCAACAGGCAGAAACAGAATTTAATAGAGCAAAAGTTCAAGAAGAAAAATATAAACAACTATTTGAAAATGGAACGATTGCTGAACTTGATTACCTGAACTACAAAACGGCTTTGGAGGTCGCTCAAACAGCACTCGAAAATGCAAAAATAGGCGCTAGTAGTTCCATCAAAGAGCTTGCTTCAAATGTAGATGTTCTTTCGCAAGAATTGGAATCTGCTATTAGCAATGTACAGTTGTTGCAAAAGGGAGTCGCTAGTAAATCGGGTCAAGTTGCCAATATGGTACGTTCTACTGTAGATGGAATGGTCTTGGATGTCAGTGTAGAAGTTGGAGATGCTGTGACAGAACGAAATACCTTTAATGAAGGTACCATTATTGCAGAAGTTGCCAATATGAAAGACTTAGTTTTTGAGGGCAATATTGACGAGTCTGACGTTGGGCAACTCAAAAAAGGAATGCGTCTAGAGTTGACCGTTGGTGCGATTGAAAAAGAAAAATTTGAGGCAGTATTGGATTATATTTCGCCCAAAGGGGTCGAAGAATCGGGCTCTGTCAAATTTGAGATCATTGCCGATTTGGTACAACGTGAAGGCGTTTTCTTGCGTGCAGGTTATAGTGCTAGTGCGGATATTATCTTGGACAAACGTGAGAATGTGCTGGCGATACTAGAACGTGACTTGATGTTTGAGGACAATGGTAAGGTCTATGTCGAAGAGGAGATTGCCGAACAAGAATTTCAAAAGAAATATATAGAAGTTGGTCTTTCTGACGGTATTAACATTGAAATCTTAAAAGGAATTGATACCAGTACCAAAGTAAAAGTACAAGGAGCAACGATGTAG
- a CDS encoding MarR family winged helix-turn-helix transcriptional regulator, whose amino-acid sequence MSEDLRLDDVYIFLLERVSKRFKKYAKAELGTIGVKLSSDQWVVLKRVSERPGTTQREIATSTYKDPASITRILDLLQKENLIKREGGNDRRSFGIYLTDKGAALVQKILPTAVEIRAKGLEGISEDEKLLLNRLLKKIHDNFDK is encoded by the coding sequence ATGAGTGAAGATTTACGATTAGATGATGTTTATATTTTCTTATTAGAACGAGTTTCTAAGCGGTTTAAAAAATATGCCAAGGCAGAATTGGGGACTATTGGGGTGAAACTTTCTAGCGACCAATGGGTGGTTTTAAAACGAGTAAGTGAGCGTCCTGGAACAACCCAGCGAGAAATTGCTACATCAACGTACAAAGATCCTGCTTCTATTACTCGAATTTTAGATTTGTTGCAAAAAGAAAACTTAATTAAACGGGAAGGGGGCAATGACCGCCGTTCCTTTGGAATTTATCTTACGGATAAAGGAGCAGCACTCGTGCAAAAAATATTGCCAACAGCTGTTGAAATTAGGGCAAAAGGCTTAGAGGGGATTAGCGAAGATGAAAAATTGTTACTGAATCGTTTGTTAAAAAAGATTCATGACAATTTTGATAAATAG
- a CDS encoding DHH family phosphoesterase: MQNFEQLRDLLTSPKRIVITSHANPDGDALGASLGLYHYLKKQGHRITVIMPTEMPQFLNWMKDFDKVLVYENTRMFSAQILKEAEVIFALDYNDLGRIEGMSSLVGNSNAYKVMIDHHIEPKDFCNAVLSDVTASSTCQLIYEFIEMMDGIDQLDESILNALYVGILTDTGGFRYATSARLFRIVANMLENGIDNNKLTDLVFNSYTVKSFNLLAYCISDCLELMEEYNTGIITISQADHKKYNIQRGDLEGVVNFILKIRKMRCAALITERRDIVKLSLRSKGDFSVQKICSEHFNGGGHKNASGGAIKKPFKDVIAQFKEVITQQYKEELTKELVVEL, translated from the coding sequence ATGCAAAATTTTGAACAATTAAGAGACTTATTAACAAGCCCGAAGCGGATTGTAATCACCTCTCATGCCAACCCTGATGGCGATGCTCTAGGAGCTTCTTTAGGGCTTTACCATTACTTAAAAAAACAAGGACATCGAATTACCGTCATTATGCCAACGGAAATGCCTCAATTTCTAAATTGGATGAAGGATTTTGATAAGGTATTAGTTTATGAAAATACCCGAATGTTTTCGGCTCAAATACTAAAAGAGGCAGAAGTGATTTTTGCTTTGGATTATAATGATTTGGGGAGAATCGAAGGAATGAGTTCCTTGGTCGGAAATAGCAATGCCTATAAGGTAATGATCGATCACCATATAGAGCCCAAAGACTTTTGTAATGCTGTTTTATCAGATGTTACAGCGAGTTCAACATGCCAATTGATTTATGAGTTTATAGAAATGATGGATGGTATTGATCAATTGGATGAATCCATTCTTAATGCACTATATGTTGGTATTTTAACCGATACTGGAGGGTTTCGATATGCGACTTCTGCCCGTTTGTTTCGAATTGTTGCCAATATGTTAGAAAATGGAATAGATAACAATAAATTGACAGACTTAGTTTTTAATTCTTATACCGTTAAGAGTTTTAACTTATTGGCCTATTGTATTTCTGATTGTTTGGAATTGATGGAGGAGTATAATACGGGGATTATTACCATTTCTCAAGCCGACCATAAAAAGTATAATATACAGCGAGGGGATTTAGAAGGTGTGGTGAATTTTATTCTTAAAATAAGAAAAATGCGCTGTGCAGCGCTGATTACCGAGCGCCGTGATATTGTAAAGCTTTCTTTGCGTTCTAAAGGTGATTTTTCAGTTCAAAAAATTTGCTCAGAACATTTTAATGGAGGAGGGCATAAAAATGCTTCTGGTGGAGCCATTAAAAAGCCGTTTAAAGACGTAATTGCACAATTTAAGGAGGTGATTACACAACAATATAAGGAAGAATTAACCAAGGAATTGGTCGTGGAACTCTAG
- a CDS encoding Rid family detoxifying hydrolase, whose translation MKQIIQTNNAPAPVGPYNQAVIANGILYVSGQIAIDPATGELEQGGIKSETERVMQNLAGVLAEANTTFENVIKCTIFMSDMGNYAAINEVYSRYFNDDTAPAREAVEVANLPKYVNVEISCIATV comes from the coding sequence ATGAAACAAATCATCCAAACGAACAATGCTCCTGCTCCTGTAGGTCCTTACAACCAAGCTGTTATTGCCAATGGTATTTTATATGTATCGGGTCAAATTGCCATTGATCCAGCAACTGGCGAATTGGAACAAGGTGGAATCAAATCTGAGACCGAACGAGTAATGCAAAACCTTGCAGGGGTTTTAGCCGAAGCCAATACTACCTTTGAAAATGTGATTAAGTGCACCATTTTTATGTCTGACATGGGGAATTATGCCGCTATAAATGAGGTTTATTCTCGTTATTTTAATGATGATACTGCTCCTGCTCGTGAAGCGGTAGAGGTGGCTAACTTGCCCAAATATGTCAATGTAGAAATTTCTTGTATTGCTACGGTCTAA
- a CDS encoding DUF6495 family protein yields MRFRRLTTEELESLEEDFIQFLASNQITADEWVALKEKNAERVHELIELFSDIVLEKVFSNIECLQHRTKDTIRVFYCQADKITMTGLQITDPSKDLTNPEHLAILANPETLTGSVKVFQMDKAYEKERPDEVFSMMYKDGCQTASKSMFDALVKMYAASNH; encoded by the coding sequence ATGAGATTTAGACGATTAACAACAGAAGAATTAGAATCTTTAGAAGAAGATTTTATCCAATTTTTAGCCTCCAACCAGATTACTGCTGATGAGTGGGTTGCCTTGAAGGAAAAGAATGCGGAACGAGTACATGAATTAATTGAATTGTTTAGTGATATTGTATTAGAAAAAGTATTTTCTAATATAGAATGTTTGCAACATAGAACAAAAGACACCATCCGAGTGTTTTATTGCCAAGCTGATAAAATTACCATGACTGGGCTACAAATAACAGATCCTTCTAAGGATTTGACCAACCCCGAACATCTAGCAATTTTAGCAAATCCAGAGACCTTAACGGGTAGTGTAAAGGTCTTTCAAATGGATAAAGCCTATGAAAAAGAGCGACCTGACGAGGTGTTTAGCATGATGTATAAGGATGGTTGTCAGACGGCTAGCAAATCAATGTTTGACGCTTTGGTTAAAATGTATGCCGCATCAAATCACTAA
- a CDS encoding ABC transporter permease, whose translation MFDRDIWQEIFGTIRQNKLRTGLTAAGVFWGIFMLIFMLGMGDGLEKGILNEFGGRSTNSLYIWPEETSIAYKGMPVGRWESFNVSDIRALREQLPFLDILAPRHVTNNVVASYKTQSNNFGLRGEWEGIFQVESLIPTQGRVLNYKDEEEVRKVAVIGRTVQEEVFGNENPIGKYLIVKGIPFQVVGVIKFDGESRRLQEAEETIFIPLSTSLRLFGNGEDISWFVCTIDGNTRVSDVEDDIIQVLKSRHRISPEDQQAIGCFNLEKEYRKITGLFSGIRWFLWIVGIGTLMAGVVSVSNVMLITVKDRTREIGVRKAIGATPWSIISLILLESVFITTLSGYLGLLLGTGIISFIDYFVSGMDMSGQMFMNPEVNLGVSIGSLVVLVFSGLLAGLLPALHAARINPVEALRSD comes from the coding sequence GTGTTTGATAGAGATATATGGCAGGAAATTTTCGGAACAATCCGACAAAATAAACTACGTACAGGACTCACTGCTGCGGGAGTATTTTGGGGTATTTTTATGCTTATTTTTATGTTGGGCATGGGAGATGGTTTAGAAAAGGGGATTCTCAATGAATTTGGAGGACGTTCTACCAATAGTTTATACATTTGGCCCGAAGAAACAAGCATAGCGTACAAGGGAATGCCTGTTGGTCGCTGGGAGTCGTTTAATGTGAGCGACATTAGAGCACTTCGAGAGCAACTGCCCTTTCTGGATATTTTAGCCCCTCGCCATGTTACGAACAATGTTGTTGCTTCCTACAAAACGCAATCCAACAATTTTGGGCTTCGTGGTGAATGGGAGGGAATCTTTCAGGTAGAGTCATTAATTCCAACGCAAGGGCGAGTGCTCAATTACAAGGATGAAGAAGAGGTTCGAAAAGTTGCGGTAATTGGTCGAACGGTTCAAGAAGAAGTATTTGGCAATGAAAACCCCATTGGGAAATATCTTATTGTCAAAGGAATACCTTTTCAGGTGGTGGGCGTTATCAAGTTTGATGGCGAATCCAGAAGGTTGCAAGAAGCAGAAGAAACTATTTTTATTCCGCTAAGTACTTCTTTGCGTCTGTTTGGTAATGGAGAAGATATTTCTTGGTTTGTTTGTACCATTGATGGCAATACAAGAGTAAGTGATGTAGAAGACGATATTATTCAGGTATTAAAATCAAGGCATAGAATTTCGCCTGAGGATCAACAAGCCATTGGTTGTTTTAACCTAGAGAAAGAATATAGAAAGATAACAGGCTTATTTAGTGGAATTCGCTGGTTTTTGTGGATTGTAGGAATCGGTACCTTAATGGCAGGTGTTGTGAGCGTTAGTAATGTGATGCTGATTACCGTAAAAGACCGTACTAGAGAGATTGGTGTCCGCAAAGCAATTGGGGCAACTCCTTGGTCTATCATTAGTTTGATTTTGCTAGAATCTGTATTCATTACCACTTTATCTGGCTATCTTGGGTTGTTGCTTGGCACAGGAATTATATCCTTTATTGATTACTTTGTTTCGGGAATGGATATGAGTGGGCAAATGTTTATGAATCCAGAGGTCAACTTAGGGGTCAGTATAGGGTCGCTTGTTGTTTTAGTGTTTTCCGGTTTATTAGCGGGGCTACTTCCTGCCTTGCATGCTGCCCGAATCAATCCTGTAGAAGCCTTGCGTTCAGATTAA
- a CDS encoding pseudouridine synthase has translation MKRKPNRDNDKPFSKFYKKKATEDPYDEVSYYADAEKEKRPKKQSNKKNFDKKGFGKKKFANKQSKFKKKEVPTSHEAPVEENMRLNKYIAHAGICSRRKASEHIQNGLVTVNDVVMLEMGYKVQAADVVKFQDEIVQPTRNHVYILLNKPKNVITTLHDENGRKTVLDFVSDLTKERIYPVGRLDRNTTGLLLLTNDGTFAQKLSHPSFGVKKVYKAKLDKALLPQDLEKIRQTLQLEDGPAPVDAIEYGDNNKTIGIEIHIGRNRIVRRIFEHLGYEVVKLDRVRYASLTKKNIPIGKSRFLTKQEIIILKHLS, from the coding sequence ATGAAGCGTAAACCGAATAGAGACAACGATAAGCCATTCAGTAAATTTTATAAGAAAAAAGCAACTGAAGATCCCTATGATGAGGTATCTTATTATGCAGATGCCGAAAAGGAAAAACGCCCTAAAAAGCAGTCTAATAAGAAGAATTTTGATAAAAAAGGTTTTGGCAAGAAAAAATTTGCAAACAAACAGTCTAAATTCAAAAAAAAGGAAGTTCCCACTAGCCACGAAGCGCCTGTAGAAGAAAATATGCGCTTAAACAAATACATTGCTCATGCAGGTATTTGCTCTCGCCGAAAAGCCAGTGAACACATTCAAAACGGCTTGGTTACTGTCAACGATGTTGTCATGTTGGAAATGGGATACAAGGTTCAGGCAGCGGATGTCGTTAAGTTTCAGGATGAGATTGTCCAACCGACTCGAAATCATGTTTACATCCTACTCAACAAGCCTAAAAACGTCATCACAACCCTTCACGATGAAAATGGTAGAAAAACCGTCTTGGATTTTGTATCTGATCTCACCAAAGAACGCATTTATCCCGTTGGTCGCTTGGATCGAAATACAACAGGGTTATTGCTCTTAACCAATGATGGAACGTTTGCACAAAAATTATCGCATCCTAGTTTTGGGGTAAAAAAGGTGTATAAGGCAAAACTGGACAAGGCTTTGCTTCCTCAAGATCTAGAAAAAATACGTCAGACGTTACAGTTAGAAGATGGCCCTGCTCCTGTTGATGCCATTGAATATGGAGACAACAACAAGACGATTGGTATAGAAATTCACATTGGTCGAAATCGTATTGTTCGACGTATTTTTGAGCACTTGGGCTACGAGGTCGTCAAACTAGATCGTGTTCGCTATGCCTCGCTAACCAAGAAAAACATTCCGATTGGAAAATCTCGATTTTTGACCAAACAAGAGATTATTATATTAAAACATTTATCATAG